AGTAAGGGAGGGCAGGAGGATCTACTATTTAGAGGCTGTTTCAGCTTTAAAGGATTATGTTGAAAAGCTAGGTTATGAACAGCTAAATGTTGAGCAAATAGCCCACCAGATAAGTATTCCAGCTGATATAGCAAGGATCGTGCTAGAGATGATAAAAACCGGGAGAGCCTAGCTGTTTAAGGATATGAGTGCTGTAAAATCTTTACTACCTATTTTAAGAGTTAAAGCAACTTTATCAATATTATCAGGGTTTTCCTTCAAACCCTCGGCGAGCGCCTCCACTAACCTACTTATTAATAGGGTCCTTGAGCCCACGCCCTTTCTTGCAACAAACCTATCGATAACCGCCAAAGCATCTTCGTCAACTCTTAGGGAAACAATTCTTTTCTTCGATTTAAGGGGGATCTCAATGATAGTGGGTTTTAATGGCTCATATGATGAAGATTTTCTGTAAGCATCAGCCATCATTGATCATGCCCCACGATTATTATGTGGAAGCGATAGTTAATAAATAACTCGTAGTTTTCCCACTTTTACACCACTGTAGAAAAATTTATAAAGAACAGTCAAAAATTTTCATTTAATACAAATTTAATAAATGAAAAACTTAAAACGTCTAGCTTTTTAACTCTTTGAGAATATAGGAATGATTAGATGAGTCCTGCAACGCCCTCGAACCGAGGGAGGGTGAGCAGGACTGACTCCCCTGGGCAAGTCATCTTTAAAAACTACTTTAACACATTAATACCGAGGGATGGCTCGGATTGTTGCGAAGGCTAATACTGGATGTTTTGTTCCCCGTTCGCGGAGAATCCATAGTGGAATTATCCATGCACCTAAGTAGAGTTGAAGGCGTTGAAGCGGTAAATATTACCGTTAAAGAAGTAGACGTCGACACTCAGAACATTCTGGTAGTGGTGGAAGGTGAAAACATTAGCTTTGAAGAGTTGAAAGAAGTGCTAGAAAAGCATGGTGGAGTAATACACAGTGTCGACCAGGTTTCAGCCGGGTCAAGAGTCATAGAACCGCCCCACTATTTAATAGAGTGAGGGGGATTGAATAGTATTATAGAGTATCTCGATGATTTTTCCAAGCAGACTCAAATATACGAGTTAAATGGTAAAAAGCTTGTGGTGAAGAATTATAGGAAGGAAACAGGTATTCTCAAATGGCTAGTAATCAATGCTACGAATCTAACTATAAACATATATCCTTTCGCCTTTCAGCCATTCAAGAGATTGGAAAGAGAATGTTTTTTCTTCAAGGAAGCGCCTGAAATTTTCAGCAAGCCGAAAATTTACTTGGTTGATTTCGTAAAGTTGAAACTCGTAAGAGAGTATGTTGAAGGAGTCTCTTACAGCAACATACTCGATGATGCAGAGTTTCGGAGGCTGGGGAATCGCCTCTGCAGACTTCATTTAGAGGGCTGGGCGCTCGGGGACAGTAAAGTATCTAATTTTGTCTCGACGGGCGGGGGGATATACATAGTTGACGCTGAAGAAGCTATTCAGACAAGGGATGTTCGCCACTATGCTTGGGATTTAATCGTGCTGGCATCAACCGTGGTCTTTTTCAATTTTGATAAAATTGTTCAACAGAGAAGTGTATTGGAAGAAGCAGTGAAATCATTCATAAAGGGATATGTTGAGACTGATTACGATGTTTCAAGACAAGTTGTAAGCGCTTTTGAAAAGCCAAGCTTTAAAGCACTTACTTATTTGCTAATGCCTCACCCGTTCAGCAAGATTTATATTACTACTTGGAGGGAATATGTGGCGAAAGAATTTTAACGGAATCTGACCTAGGTAATTACACGATGATGAATTACTCCCGGTTGGAGGGATGACATTAACATACCCGGCTGAGGTATTAACGGTTGACGAGGATTCTAATCCTCGGTGATACCCATATCCCGGACAGGGCGGAGAGGATTCCACAGCCCCTCGTGAAGTTAGTGGAGAGTGAATTATGGGATTATGTCTTGTTCACAGGCGATTTTACCTCATTAGAGGTGAAGACATGGGTTGAGAGGCTGGGGAAGAAGACTTTTGCTGTTAAAGGAAATATGGATTATCTGCCCTATCCCACACACCAGAGAATTATTATAAACGACCACGTGTTCGGCGTTTTTCACGGTCATGGAGTCTCCCCTCGAGGAGACGTTAAGAAATTGGCTGTTATCGCGGAAAGTATTAAAGCTGATGTGCTAGTCACCGGGCACACGCATCTTCCTTTTGTTAAGTCGGACCCGTCGGGGAGGGTTTTGCTCCTTAACCCAGGGTCAGCAACAGGTGCTTGGAGCGGTGAGCTTGAATCAGGGCCACCAAGTATCATGCTCGTTGAAGCTAAGGATCAATTATTAGAGATTAAGCTGGTTCAAATTCTGCAAGATAGTCTTCACGAATCGGTGTTCATAGCTAGGAAAAGAGATAAATGGATCATCCATTCCGAATGAAACGGACACGGTCATTCTGGAAATGGAGGTATGACGATAGTGTTCTCAGGGGGTATGTGGATTAGGATCTCCTCTCCAACCTTCACCGGTGCCGTGTTTGGGAAGTAGGCTAGGAGCGACAACGCGCCGAGTTTAATTCTCGCCTCTATTTTATCCCCTAAGAACATTGCAAAGTCTACTACTCCCTTGATTAAGTTTCTTGAAGAAGTTGCCGCCGAAGCCGTTCTGATAACCTCTGGCCTGATCACGACAGCTACTTTGTTTGGGAGAGTCTCAAACGGGGTGGTCCCCTCTAATAAGATGTCAACACCTTCCAGCCTCACGGTTACTAGGCCATCAGCCTTGGAGACGAGTTCACCATGGTAAATGCTGCTCCGACCCAGGAAGTCCGCTACAAAGATGTTTTTGGGTTTAAAGTAAAGTTCCTGTGGGGTGCCGACCTGGACGAGCCTGCCCTTGTTCATGATTCCCATCCTATCGCTTATGCTTAGGGCTTCCAGCTGATCGTGAGTCACATAAATGGTTGTAATCCCTAGTTTCTTCTGTATTTTCTTGATCTCTTCTCTCATCTCAACACGGAGTTTTGCATCAAGATTGCTTAATGGCTCGTCTAGAAGTAGGACACGGGGTTGAACCACTAGTGCTCTTGCAAGGGCAACCCTCTGCTGTTGCCCCCCGCTGAGTTGAAGCGGATACCTGTCCTCCAGCCCGGAGAGCTTAACGAGTTCGAGAGCCTCTAAAACCATTCTCTTAATATCCTCGTCCGTTAACCCTAGTTGCTTCTTCCTTATTTTCAAGCCGTGGGCAACGTTTTCAAAGACTGTCATATGGGGCCATAAAGCATAGTTTTGAAACACCATTGCAGTGTTCCTCTTGTATGGCTTAAGAAACGTTACGTCCTCGTTGTCAAAGTAGAGCCTCCCGGAGTCGGGTATTTCGAACCCTGCAATAATTCTCAGAGTTGTCGTTTTACCGCACCCACTAGGCCCTAGGAAGGTGAATAGCTCGCCTCTATTAATGTCAAGGGACACGTTATCCACGGCTATGACATTTCCGTAGGTTTTAGTAATCCCTTCGAGCCTAATCCGTGTCAAAAACCCCGCCCCCTAAGCACCTATAAATGCGTATCTTTGCTTAAATACGTAGACAACTATTAATACTGCGACAAGCTGGAGCAGGATTAGGATGGTCCCCATTGCAGCCGTTACCTGGGGCCCCACCCCTGCTCCACCGCTATAGTATTGTCTCATATAATATGTTAATGGGGCCTGGTTCTCATTCATACCTCCGAAAGTAATGCTTGTGCTTACCTCCGTGGACATGTAGATGAAGCCTAGAAGTGCGCCGCTCAGCACGTATCCTATGATGAATGGGAATATAACTCCAAACACTACCTTGATTCTTGAAGCTCCAAGATTCATTGCTGCTTCCTCAAGATTTTCGTGAACCTGTTGGAACCCTGCGAACACAGATCTCACAACATATGGAAGCCTCCTAACGCTGAATGCTATGATGAATACTATCCATGCTTGGAAGCCCGGGTTAGCAGGGTGGAGAAAACCGAGAAGAGCCGGGTTTAACTCCCCTATGAATGAAAACGTAATGTAATATCCCAGTGCTACCACTAGGCCCGGTATCGCGAGAGGTGCCGTCGCGAGTGAGTCGAGAAGGTTGCTAAGCCATTTTATCTTTAAACGGCTTACGCTGTATCCGACGCTGATAGCTAAGAAGACCGCGATCATTACTGAGACGGACGCGTATAGGAATGTGTTCTTTAAATAGTTTAATATGTTAGGATCTGTCAAAGCCCTGTTCATGTATACCATTACATCTTCGAGAGACGAAGGTATTTGGAGCACTAGTCCCTGAACCTGCCCAGCCTCTATTCTGGTAAAAGGTTGTAGGATGTTAAGGGACATTAAAACCACGCCGATCTGTGGGAGAGCTGTGAAAACCACCAGCGGGAAAATGCCCAGATATACTGCTAGCATGCCTGGAATACCCAGCTTATGCTCCCTTTTCTGCCATCTACCACCTCTGCTTATCATAGCATATGATCTCATTCCGACATAGTTCCTGATAGCAATGAAACCCATAAGAGAGATGAATAATAATATCAACCCTAGCGCCGCCTTCTCGGGAGAAACAACTCCTCTAGCATTTATTATCCCATCATATATCTGGTAACTTATCAAATTCTTAAAGTTGAAAACTATTGGAGCAGCTAAATCCTCCAGGCTGAATATAAATACGATTATCGACCCAGCCACGATCCCTGGCAACGCTAAAGGCAGTGTGACGTTGAGAAATAGTTTTAAACCCCTTGCGCCAAGGTTCTCGGCCTGCTCCTCCATGGAGGGGTCAACGTTGAGAAAGCTCGCGTAAGCGTTTAGATACACGATAGGGTAGAACGTCATTATTTGCGAGATAATAACTCCCGCTAATCCTTCCACTCTTAAAGTGTATCCTGTAAAATATTTGACTAATTGTGAAATAGGGCCTCCTTCACCCCATAGCAATCTTATCACGTAAGCGTTGACGAACGGAGTGACGAATAATGGAACCATTGCAAGTATCCTGAGGAACATTTTACCTTTAAAGTCGTATCTGGCAAGAGAAAACGCAACAATTACCCCAAGAATTGTGGCCACAAGTGTAACGACAGCTGAAACCAATAAACTATTCAACAGAGATCCGTAGTCAACCCCCTTTAAAATTATCAGGTTCAAGGGCTCGATTACTCGTACAGGGTTTTTATCAAGAGGGTTTAGGTTAACATATGTTAACGTAGGTGATTGGGGTCTTAGATGCCCCCTTAAAATTGTTTCGAAATTACTCCACCATTCACCCCCGACAGGCGGGGTGAAGGCGTAGATAAGCACTGAAAGTATTGGAATGATCAGGAAAAGGAAAAGATAGGTAAAGCCGAAAACCAGGAAGAACCACATGGTCTTATCTAATTGAGATATCGCAGACTTTATTCTCCGACCCAACCCCCGAGAAACTCCTCTATGAATCTCCAATGTAGCTTTCCTTCTCTTCAGCCTCTCGTATAAGAACCCACTTAAGGAGAGAGATAGAAATGGAGTCAGAATCAGCCCCAGAGCTGTAGGGATTCCAGGTATATATAGAACAATGACGAAGAAAACATAAAGGAATGATAATATTGATAAAAAGCTCAGTGACGAACTGAATTTGATCTTTTTGAAATCAAAACCCATGTATAGGAATAAAGGCCCCATGAGAAAGCCGATAAACCATAACCCAGACTCTAAAATAATTACTTCATTTTGTGAAAGATTTAAATCAGAAACGGCTCGATAAGCCAGTGATAGAATAACGCCGAAAACAAACACGTCTAAAAGCTTGACCTCTCTCATTTCTCCCAACCTTATTATTAAGGTATGATATGAAAAAATAATTTAAACTTTCCTTCCTCTAAGGAAGAAATAAGCTACAATTACGGCTACTACAGCTACTAAAATGATAACACTAAATGGTACCCCTCCCCCGGTTTCCTGCTGTGTTGGGGATGTGGTGATAGTAGTTGTCACTGTCGTATCTGTGGGAGCCGTCGGTATGGTAGTTCCTGGTGTGGTCGTAGGTGTTTCAGTGGGAGAGGTCTCCGTAAAAGGTGTTGTGGTAGGAGTGATTGTGGGGACTGGTGCGCCATTTAATGCCTGCTGGAGCAAATTCAAAGCCTCTCTATATCTCTGGCGAGAAAGATCCTCCCATGTCCTTCTTAAAGTACTTAGGATTGATGATTGGTTCATATACGGGTTTATCTTTATGGCGTATTCTAGTGAGAATGTGACCGTTTCATTAGTTAGTGGGTCGGTGAACACCAGTGGTTTAGATATGTACCACACTAGGTATTCATACCAGTCCTTCGAAATCCTACCTTGCAAGTAGGCGTTAGCGATCTGGGCCCACGCAGGGGTTAGATCATCATGCGCGTTTACCAAGGTTGCCTTAAAGTAATTTACAACTGCATCAACCCACTGAGTGGAGAGTGTTTCATTGAAAACTATTCCACCGGCTTGTTGAATGTTTTGCAGGGCTTGATAAAGATCGGGTCTTTGCTGACCACCAGGGGTATCGAAGACTCTGGGATTTACTGGTAGCCTGTTTATCTCCCTGTCCAGCCATACTTGTTGTCCGCCAAACTCGCTCAGGACCCATGCGATAAATGCTGCGGCGTGAACTGGATACCTTGAATCCTTAAGTAACGCTATTGGATCGGCATTAACAATGGACTCGTTAGTTGGTATAATATATTCGCAGGCTGGATTAGTATTCATGGCCATATAACCGTAGAAGTCTATAGTGGTTCCTATTCCTATATCGCCTCGTATTACAGCATCTCTCACATCTCCGCTACCTGAGTATATTATTGCATTGGCTGCTAGGAGCGTTAATATACGCCACCCTTCCTCCCATCCCTTAGCCTGAAGGATTATTTCGAATATTCTGGTATTACTAGTACTCATTGTGGGATCTGCGGTCCCCACTATGTGGATATCGGGAAGATATCTAGCGTACTGTGGAGATGCCAGGTCCGCCCACTTTTGTGGAACAGGCACGCCGTAACGGTTCAACACATCCTTGTTAACGGTGAATCCGAAGCTACTTACGCTTGCACCTATCCACACTATGTTGCCACTCTCGTCAACCCGGTAGGTCTCGGCTCCCGCTATCCTATCGGGAATCTTCGACAACTCGTAAAGTATGGCGTAGTGGGCTGGATGTATCGAACCATTGAGCTCTTGTATGAAACCCATACTGTAGATGTTATTAAAGAGTGTTGGTCCTCCTCCCCACGCTATATCGATCGGGGTTCCAAGAGATTTAGCCCTGGTAATGTAGTCAGGCCATGATTCGGCAGCAACATACAAGAACTGAATATCATTAATGCCCAACTCTTGGGCTACTGGGCTATTTAAGAATAATTGCTTAGTAAGCGATAAAATTGAAGATTCATGCCTTGTTATTATTCTAAGAACTATTCCCCTATCGCTTGTAAGACTTTTCAAATAGTTGAGCCAGGGATACGGCTCTCCTTCAGAACCCCACGGCCATTCGCCAACGATAGGTGTCGCCGATGTTAGAAGCATTAACACTATAAATATCGTACTTATAAACGTAAACGTCTTATTCCACATGATTCCACCTATACATATTATCTAATATGCTATTATAAATTATTTCGAGAAAGGGGGTTTATTGGGAAAAAAGATCGAGTTCTACTTCTTTCTCATCATCATGAATGCCATTCCAATAATTACGAGCAAAAGTACTCCGGCAACAACACCGGTAACGGTATAGTCTGTTACTGTTACTGTGGATACTGATTCTTCAATCTTCGTTGTTGTGGTTGTCTCGGTTTCTGTCTGTGTGACGGTTTGGGTTTCCGTAACTGTGTCTGTCTTAGTAACTGTCTGCGTCTGAGTCTCAGTTATTGTCGTGGTTAATCCAGCTTCAAATAATCCGAGTAGTTTAACACCGCTAACCTTTGCAGGAATCTTGTTAGCTGTGTCGTAGCTCGTCAGCATAGCGTATTGCTGTTCAGGAGTTGGGGCTAAGATGTCAACTACTTTGGGCTGGACTCCGGCTAATATTGCCAGCGGGTCTCCACCACCTAACACCCATTCACCCGGGTCACCGGCCTGTACCGCCCTTATCTTTCCTTCTCCATATCCGTCGTAACTGGAGACCGCTACGAAGACAACCCAGTTTCTAATGTTTTCAACATCCTCTAGCAGTGTCTTGGATATTTTAACCTCTATGGTGTTTGGCTCTATGTCGCTGAGGTAGACGTCGAATAAGTCGTTATTGTTATACTCGTCAGCCAGCCTGTCCATCTTAGCGTTGAAGAGTACTGATACCTCTCCATCCGGATAGGGCGTGGAACCCCAGCCCGGTATGGCGATCACCGCGTAGTGCCATCCATGCCATATCTGTACTCCAAGACCTATGCTTGAGGTATTGATTGGCAATGCTTCAGAAGTTGTTGTGATATAGATTTGAACATTCTGGAGGCAGAATCCGTTTGGACCGTTCCACGGGTTCCCGCCCAAGTTTTTCACTGTCGTCCTAAAGTATACGAAGTTGTCATCAATGTAGACTCCAAACTTTACCAGGTCGTATATGGAGGGCTGGAATACCGGGTTTGTCGGGTAGAGCAGAGTACCAGTACCTTTATCGTCTCCCTCCGGATCCGAGAACACTGCGATCGTTTCTAGTCTAACAACAGGATCATAGGTTTCAAGTATTCTTACGAACCATTTTATAAGGTTTGTCACAAAACGGGGGCCGTCGAGCTGTACCCCGTAGTATGTAGAGGCCCATGCCGGTTCATAGTCTCCGTATAACGACTCTCCAGCTACCACGATTAGGTTGTTCTTTTCCTGATGGTACTCGGCGGCGTATGCAACGAAGTCCCAGTCTCCTGTGCCATAGATTAATGGGTCATACAGGTATGGGCTCGGGGCTTGGTTGTCACCTGTGTATGATAGGTGATACCATGCTATCCTTATAAGTCCTGGGAAGGTTTCGTTCACAGGGTTGTGATAGTTGCCCATTTCGTCCTGCCAGATCACTGCGGTCGGGCCGTGCATAAGTATCGGGTATTGTAACCCTTCGTCTATCATGTTTGTGAACAGCTCAGGTATATTGTCGGGCTCAACGAAAGCTGTCATACGGTAGTATGCACCACAGCAAACGGGTGAATCAACGCCCTTGTAGGTATAGTTCCTGCATGGGGTGGGGGAATAGACTGCTCCGTGCTCCAGCCTCAGCTTAGCGCCTATGTATTCTAAGAGGTTGTTCACTGCAGCGATACTGTTTATCCCACCGCCGTAGTCGCTGTCGCCTGCCACGTACAGTACTTTATCTCCTTTTGAAAGCCACTGCACGAGAGCGTCAAGCTCTTCCGGCGCAAGGCTTGCAGTAGGCTGCCCTATTAGGAGTA
This is a stretch of genomic DNA from Thermosphaera aggregans DSM 11486. It encodes these proteins:
- a CDS encoding ABC transporter substrate-binding protein yields the protein MWNKTFTFISTIFIVLMLLTSATPIVGEWPWGSEGEPYPWLNYLKSLTSDRGIVLRIITRHESSILSLTKQLFLNSPVAQELGINDIQFLYVAAESWPDYITRAKSLGTPIDIAWGGGPTLFNNIYSMGFIQELNGSIHPAHYAILYELSKIPDRIAGAETYRVDESGNIVWIGASVSSFGFTVNKDVLNRYGVPVPQKWADLASPQYARYLPDIHIVGTADPTMSTSNTRIFEIILQAKGWEEGWRILTLLAANAIIYSGSGDVRDAVIRGDIGIGTTIDFYGYMAMNTNPACEYIIPTNESIVNADPIALLKDSRYPVHAAAFIAWVLSEFGGQQVWLDREINRLPVNPRVFDTPGGQQRPDLYQALQNIQQAGGIVFNETLSTQWVDAVVNYFKATLVNAHDDLTPAWAQIANAYLQGRISKDWYEYLVWYISKPLVFTDPLTNETVTFSLEYAIKINPYMNQSSILSTLRRTWEDLSRQRYREALNLLQQALNGAPVPTITPTTTPFTETSPTETPTTTPGTTIPTAPTDTTVTTTITTSPTQQETGGGVPFSVIILVAVVAVIVAYFFLRGRKV
- a CDS encoding serine/threonine protein kinase, whose amino-acid sequence is MNSIIEYLDDFSKQTQIYELNGKKLVVKNYRKETGILKWLVINATNLTINIYPFAFQPFKRLERECFFFKEAPEIFSKPKIYLVDFVKLKLVREYVEGVSYSNILDDAEFRRLGNRLCRLHLEGWALGDSKVSNFVSTGGGIYIVDAEEAIQTRDVRHYAWDLIVLASTVVFFNFDKIVQQRSVLEEAVKSFIKGYVETDYDVSRQVVSAFEKPSFKALTYLLMPHPFSKIYITTWREYVAKEF
- a CDS encoding DUF211 domain-containing protein: MLRRLILDVLFPVRGESIVELSMHLSRVEGVEAVNITVKEVDVDTQNILVVVEGENISFEELKEVLEKHGGVIHSVDQVSAGSRVIEPPHYLIE
- a CDS encoding glucodextranase DOMON-like domain-containing protein; the protein is MKGVIRMKNAFTILIISFLLVSAIPLTTNALVKPGQTVTVAVDLAHGESNKYLDYIMGNITFVNWKIIQQEPFSASNLADVDILLIGQPTASLAPEELDALVQWLSKGDKVLYVAGDSDYGGGINSIAAVNNLLEYIGAKLRLEHGAVYSPTPCRNYTYKGVDSPVCCGAYYRMTAFVEPDNIPELFTNMIDEGLQYPILMHGPTAVIWQDEMGNYHNPVNETFPGLIRIAWYHLSYTGDNQAPSPYLYDPLIYGTGDWDFVAYAAEYHQEKNNLIVVAGESLYGDYEPAWASTYYGVQLDGPRFVTNLIKWFVRILETYDPVVRLETIAVFSDPEGDDKGTGTLLYPTNPVFQPSIYDLVKFGVYIDDNFVYFRTTVKNLGGNPWNGPNGFCLQNVQIYITTTSEALPINTSSIGLGVQIWHGWHYAVIAIPGWGSTPYPDGEVSVLFNAKMDRLADEYNNNDLFDVYLSDIEPNTIEVKISKTLLEDVENIRNWVVFVAVSSYDGYGEGKIRAVQAGDPGEWVLGGGDPLAILAGVQPKVVDILAPTPEQQYAMLTSYDTANKIPAKVSGVKLLGLFEAGLTTTITETQTQTVTKTDTVTETQTVTQTETETTTTTKIEESVSTVTVTDYTVTGVVAGVLLLVIIGMAFMMMRKK
- a CDS encoding ABC transporter permease, with translation MREVKLLDVFVFGVILSLAYRAVSDLNLSQNEVIILESGLWFIGFLMGPLFLYMGFDFKKIKFSSSLSFLSILSFLYVFFVIVLYIPGIPTALGLILTPFLSLSLSGFLYERLKRRKATLEIHRGVSRGLGRRIKSAISQLDKTMWFFLVFGFTYLFLFLIIPILSVLIYAFTPPVGGEWWSNFETILRGHLRPQSPTLTYVNLNPLDKNPVRVIEPLNLIILKGVDYGSLLNSLLVSAVVTLVATILGVIVAFSLARYDFKGKMFLRILAMVPLFVTPFVNAYVIRLLWGEGGPISQLVKYFTGYTLRVEGLAGVIISQIMTFYPIVYLNAYASFLNVDPSMEEQAENLGARGLKLFLNVTLPLALPGIVAGSIIVFIFSLEDLAAPIVFNFKNLISYQIYDGIINARGVVSPEKAALGLILLFISLMGFIAIRNYVGMRSYAMISRGGRWQKREHKLGIPGMLAVYLGIFPLVVFTALPQIGVVLMSLNILQPFTRIEAGQVQGLVLQIPSSLEDVMVYMNRALTDPNILNYLKNTFLYASVSVMIAVFLAISVGYSVSRLKIKWLSNLLDSLATAPLAIPGLVVALGYYITFSFIGELNPALLGFLHPANPGFQAWIVFIIAFSVRRLPYVVRSVFAGFQQVHENLEEAAMNLGASRIKVVFGVIFPFIIGYVLSGALLGFIYMSTEVSTSITFGGMNENQAPLTYYMRQYYSGGAGVGPQVTAAMGTILILLQLVAVLIVVYVFKQRYAFIGA
- a CDS encoding ABC transporter ATP-binding protein; this encodes MTRIRLEGITKTYGNVIAVDNVSLDINRGELFTFLGPSGCGKTTTLRIIAGFEIPDSGRLYFDNEDVTFLKPYKRNTAMVFQNYALWPHMTVFENVAHGLKIRKKQLGLTDEDIKRMVLEALELVKLSGLEDRYPLQLSGGQQQRVALARALVVQPRVLLLDEPLSNLDAKLRVEMREEIKKIQKKLGITTIYVTHDQLEALSISDRMGIMNKGRLVQVGTPQELYFKPKNIFVADFLGRSSIYHGELVSKADGLVTVRLEGVDILLEGTTPFETLPNKVAVVIRPEVIRTASAATSSRNLIKGVVDFAMFLGDKIEARIKLGALSLLAYFPNTAPVKVGEEILIHIPPENTIVIPPFPE
- a CDS encoding YfcE family phosphodiesterase, with the translated sequence MTRILILGDTHIPDRAERIPQPLVKLVESELWDYVLFTGDFTSLEVKTWVERLGKKTFAVKGNMDYLPYPTHQRIIINDHVFGVFHGHGVSPRGDVKKLAVIAESIKADVLVTGHTHLPFVKSDPSGRVLLLNPGSATGAWSGELESGPPSIMLVEAKDQLLEIKLVQILQDSLHESVFIARKRDKWIIHSE